DNA sequence from the Candidatus Sulfuricurvum sp. RIFRC-1 genome:
AGGAGGAGTCGTTTTAGAAGTCTCTACGGAGAGATCGATATAAAGGGACGTCCCTTTAGCGATAGGTTTGATCGAAATCGCTTGATTATGTTCAATAACCAGACGTAGTGTTTTAGAATCAAACTGAGCCATCTTAATGCGATTAATACTTTGGTGTTCTAGCGTTTGAGTTTTGGAGAGCGTAGATGAATCGATATCGATAATGTATCGGAACCGCTGTTTATCGGCTTCGATGATTTTGGACATTCGAACTTCCGACGATTGTATCGGAGTATCAAAAAGAAGCTCCAGCCCTTTGTCTTTCCACTGCGCATTCAAAAGGCGGTGACGCATGGTGAGAGATATTTCATCTGTGCGCTGAATCGGTTCAAGCTTGATCATTTTTTCAGGTTCAGGGGTATTGAATTTACTCGCTACCAATGCGGGTTTGAATGTTTTGTCATAAATCACCGAAGGAACGTCTACCGAGTGTTTCGGAATTTCGGCAATAGCTTGTGTTTTTATAAGAGGCTCAGCTTTTTTGACTGACTTTTTAATCTTCGCCAAATCCGTTTGGTATTTGCTCACATCAATGCCAAGCTTTTCTCCCCCCGCAACAATCCCCTCTAAAGCTTCATTGGCTACCACACTGTTTTTATCCAACGTCGCTCGAAGATAAATGGTTTTAAACTCATTGTACCCTCGGAACTGTTCAATCTCATCACTGCTTTGAAGTGCCTTTTTGGCCGATTCCAGACGTGCATTATCGTTTGCACCCAGCAAAGTAAAAATCAATAAAGCGAGAAAAACAATACGACTCAGCACGCGCTCACTTACTCCCCGTGAGTAAGTTTTTCCATCAATTCTTTGACGGAGATGATTTTATCGATACGATATCCATTGCTTCCCGAGAAGAACAATCCAAGCTCTTTATCTCCCAAATAGGCGTCACTCAAACGGTCTGCAATACAAAACCCTACCTCTTTAGCTTCAACACCGCGATTACACGGTGCGACACAGTTAGAGATACATTTGATAGAAGGACCGGTTCGAGTATCAATAAGATCGCGTAAATGAGTACGAACGCCGCGTGCTGGATATCCGACCGGGGATTTCATTAAAGTGATATCCTCTTTTTTAGCAGCGAGGAGAACCTCTTTGAAATTCTCATGGGCATCGCACTCAAAGGTTCCGATAAAACGAGTCCCCATTTGAACACCCGCTGCACCCAATGCCATCATTGCATCAATATCGTTCTTATCCCAGATTCCACCGGCAGCAATAACCGGCATACCGCCCCATAAAGCCGCTTCTTCCACTACTGGAGCGACAAGGTTTTCGAGTTGATACTCTTCCATTGCACATTGCTCATACGTAAAACCTTGGTGTCCGCCGCTGAGAGGACCTTCAAGAATAACCGCATCAGGAAGACGGTTATAACGCTTTTGCCAACGTTTACAGATAATCGAAAGTGCTTTTGGAGAGGAGACGATCGGAACCAATGCAACATCGGGATAATCGGCTGTAAACTCAGGCATATTGGTCGGAAGACCGGCACCGGTAATAATGATATCGACTCCTGCTTCACACGCATCGGTTACCACACGGCCGTAATCGTTGATCGCATACAAAATATTGCATGCCAACGGAGCATCTCCGCAGATTTTACGGGCATTTTTAACAATTGCATGCAGCCCTTTTTTGGAATAAAAATTCTCGGCATCCAACGGACGATTAGCAATTAATTTATCCGCATGTACTTTATTTTCATAATATCCTGTTCCAACCGAACTGATTACCCCAAGCCCCCCTTCAAAAGAGACGGCTCCGGCAAGTTTATCCCAGCTGATACCGACACCCATTCCACCTTGAACGATAGGAATTTTAATGGTGTGCTTGCCGATTTGAATTGGTTTGAAGCTCATTGGGTTACCTTTAATCGCGCAAATTTTCGTTTTCCGACTTGAAGGATGTACTCACCCAGTTCAAGTTGGTATTGCTCATCGCTTAGTTTGTTTTGATCGATTTTAACAGAGCCTTGCTTAATCTCCCGACGGGCTTGAGAAGTAGATGGACTTAGAGCACAATCGACCAAAGCTTTTGCAATCCAAATCGGCCCTTGAAGAGTAAATTCATCCATTTCACTCGGAATTTCGCTCTGTGCATGAACCCGTTCAAACTCAGCTTGAGCACCCAAAGCGGCTTCGTTAGAGTGGAAACGCTCCGTAATTTCCAGAGCCAACGCCTCTTTCACTTTTTTCGGATGAAGCGAGCCGTTTTCTACTCCGGTTTTAAGCGCTTCAATCTCATCAAGGCTTTGAGTACTCAAAAGTTCATAATAACGCCACATTAATGTATCGCTAACACTGAGTATTTTTCCAAACATCTCATTCGGTTCATCCGCTACCGCAATGTAGTTCCCCAGTGATTTAGACATCTTTTGAACACCGTCAAGACCTTCTAAAATCGGCATCATGAGTACCGCTTGTTCTTTACCGATCTCATACACCCGTTGCAAATGGCGGCCCATAAGCAAGTTGAATTTCTGATCTGTTCCACCGATCTCGATGTCACTGCGCAGATGAACACTGTCATACCCTTGGAGCAACGGATATAAAAATTCGCTAATGGAGATCGAAATTCCTGCTTTGTGGCGTTTGTCAAAATCATCGCGTTCCAACATCCGTGCAACGTTATAGGTGGTAGTGAGTTCCAACATTCCCGCCGCACCGAGAGGATTAATCCAATCAGCGTTAAAAACAACCGTCGTTTTTTCAGGATCGAGAATTTTAAACACTTGAGTTTTATAGCTTTGGGCATTTTCTTGAATCTGAGCCGGAAGCAGTTTCTTTCGGGTTTCACTTTTCCCCGTTGGGTCACCGATCTGCGCCGTAAAATCACCGATCAAAAACTGAATATGCCCTCCAAATTTTTGAAACGCCGCGAGTTTTTGAAGAAGAACCGTATGTCCCAAATGCAAATCGGGTGCGGTCGGATCAAATCCTGCTTTGACCGTATAGGTTTCCCCTTTTTCAAAATAGTTTTTGAGGAGTGTTTCGAGTCGTACTTCATCGATAATTTCGGCAGTGCCGCGTCTAATTTCTCGTAATGCTGTTTGAATCATGATTTATCCTTGGCTTCGGTACGCATCATCCGTCCGAAAAAATTGTATGATTTTCCCTTTTTTCTCCAATTTGGAGCGCAGGCGATTGATATCTGCCTCAAGGGTTTGGAATTCCATTTCACAGTACTGCGTATGTTCCGATTTTTCCTTACCCAGTTCGATACTGTTGATATCCGCCCCCATTTTTGCCATATAGGTGAGCAAATCGGCGAGGACCCCTTTTGCACTTTGCATGCTTATAATAAGGTGGTAACGAAAATAATGCTGTGCCTTCCAGCGCACAAACACCATCGGCTCTCTGCGATCGATCATCCCTGCGGCATTTTTACACATTTTATGGTGAATATGGGCTTTTCCATCTTGCAAAAATGCAACAATTTCATCCCCTGTTTTTGGATGACAGCAATAATCAAATACTGCGTCACTTACGTTATTGTTAGAGTAGACTTCCAATGATGCAAACACATACGGTTTAACTCTAAAGCGATTACGGGATAAAAAGGCACTAAAGCGGTTGTTTTCACCCAATTCTTGGGTAAAACGGTTCACCGTCTCTTTGAGTAAATCGAGCTCGCTCGGGATACGATGACGCTGTTCTTCCAAATGCGTTTCACTGAACAACTCCTCAATACGAACAGGATCCATATTAAAAATAGTGCTCAAAATATTGATCCCCGATTCAGTATCAATCGCACGAATACGCTGATTGCAATTGGCCCGCATACTTGCTTTGGCTCGAGAGGTTTTAACGGCATCGATCCAACTGCATCGGTTGATTTTTTTCGATCCCGTCGTAATTTTAACGATATCGCCGTTATGCAATTCACTCAGAAGCGATGCTTTTTCTTTATTGATCAAACACCCCTCGGCACTATCACCGATCTCGGTATGTACCGCATACGCAAAATCGAGTGCCACCGCTCCGCGAGGAAGAGTAAAGGGTTTTCCTTTCGGAGAAAAAACACTGATATCTTCGCTGAAAAGATCATTTTTGATCAGTTCGTAGAACGCTTCGACCGATTCGTTTTGATACTGAAGATTATGGAGCCAATCGAGACTGATCGGGTTGTTCCCGCCACTTTTGTACTTCCAGTGTGCCGCAACACCGAGTTCTGCCGTTTTATGCATCTCGTACGTACGAATCTGCACTTCGAAAATTGCGGTCGAGTCAAATACACTCGTATGCAATGTCTGATATCCGTTCTCTTTTGGAATCGAAATATAGTCTTTAAAACGTGAAGATAGCGGCTGAAAATTCAGATGAACCAATCCTAAAACACGGTAGCAGTCAATCGGCTTTTTGACCAATATACGGATCGCCAAGAGATCAAGAATTTCATCGATACTGATCCCTTTACGCTGCATTTTAAGATAAATCGAGTAGTGGTGTTTGACACGGCTTATTATCTCAAAATCGTCTTCATTAAACCCGTTTTCCAGCATCATCTTGGTCAGTTTTTCGCAAAAATCACTCAAACGCGTATTGATAGAGCGGAAGTTCTCCTCCATATACATATCAATAGCCTGTTTTTCTTCGCTAAAAAGATACTGAAAACTCAAATCTTCCAACAAATTTTTGAGAAAAGAGATTCCTAAACGGCTCGCAATCGGGGAGTAAACAACAAGAGTTTCTTCGGCGATACGATGCTGTTTCGCTGGAGCCAAAGCCCCTAAAGTCAGCATGTTGTGAAGGCGATCGCACAACTTTACGACCAATACACGAACATCTTCGATCGATGCGATGAGCATTTTTCGAAACGACAGTGCCGAAACGACCAGTTTTTCATCAGAGTTCGACGGAATCAGCTGGGCATCACGAATCGTATCGATCTTCGTCAATCCCTCTACCAAATGGGCAACATCGTCCCCATAATCACGTGAGATTTCTTCGATCGTAATATGGGTGTCTTCCACCACGTCATGCAGCAGCGCAGCGATGACCATCGCTTCATCACCGGTCATATTGGCAACTATTGAGGCGACTAAAACCGGATGGACAATGTAGGGCTCACCGCTTTTACGAAATTGATTATGATGAGCTTGTTTTGAAAAGGTGAGTGCGTTTTGAATCGCAATAGAGGGGTTGATATGTTTATAGAGGTGTGCTACTGCACCCTCAACATCATTGATTCCGGTTACTTTTTCTATGTCGATGGTATTCAATGATGCCGCTTTAAGTGAAAATTAGTCTCGTGGTACGAAACCTTTGATAGAAATAAGCCCTTCAGCAATTTCCATCAAAGCGATATCCGCTGTTTTAGCTTTTTTAACATCCACGTTTAATTTTGTCGTCGCTCCGTTTAGAAGTTCTTCGGAGCGTTTTGCGACAGCGATAGCCAATTGGTAACGGTCGATATTAGCAGTTTCAAGTGCTTTTGCAGTGAGTTGTTCGAGTCTCATGGTTGATGTCCTTTTAGGTTTATTTTACGATAGAGCAACGTGACAAGTTACCCTGACTAATTTCGAGAAGATTGCCCGGTGTGAACATATCACATACGATGATCGGCAACTTGTTTTCTTTCGCCAATGCGATAGAGGTATCGTCCATTACTTTGATATGATCTTGTAATGCTTCCTCATATCCTAGAGCAGGAAGTTTGATCGCATCATCAAACTTCTTAGGATCTTTGTTATAAACACCGTCTACTTTGGTCGCTTTGATAATAACTTCAGCTCCAATTTCAATCGCACGAAGAGTCGCGGCAGTATCGGTAGTAAAAAACGGATTCCCGGTTCCTGCGGCGAAAATCACCACACGACCGCGTTCCAAATGACGGGTTGCACGACGGACGATAAACGCTTCGGCAATTTGTTCCATCTTGATCGCGCTTTGAACACGAACCAGCATCCCTTCATGTTCACATGCTTCTTGCATAGCGATTGCATTGATTACCGTTGCCAGCATTCCCATATAATCACCTGAAGTTCTACGGATAATTCCATCTGCTGCTGCCGTAACACCGCGAATGATATTACCGCCACCGATAACGATCCCTACTTCTATCCCTGCATCAACGAGTGTTTTAATCTCACCCGCAATAAATTTGAGAATTTTCGTATCGATACCGTGACCGTTCTCACCCGCCAATGCCTCACCGGAGAATTTTACCAAAACACGTTTATAGCCCATACAACTCCCTACAAAGCATCTCAGATGTGCCCTTTAAATTACGCGTATTATACTTTATTGTCGCTTTAAGGTTGCTTTGATTACACTAAGCAAATCATAAGAGAAGGAAAAATAGGGGTGAAGGTGTTCGATACGATTAGAGCATGGTTAAGTCCAACCCGGATGCATCGCGCACCACAGTATGGACGAGGGACGCATGCTCTCCCTAATCACAATGAAAAAGAGCTGTTTGATCGGGCGTCTGAAGCGTTTATTCAGGGTGATATTTTGAGCGGATATACATTTTTTCTCTCTTCCTTGATCCACCAAAATGATCCTTTTTCCATACCGCACCTAAGTATTGAGCGTACCGATGAAATGATCCGTTTTAGCCTTTATCAAGGATATGCACTGATCAAAGGAACCGTTACTCCGACCTCGCTGGAAGCGTATGCCGATATTGCTCTGAGCGAGAAACTGCATGTAGCGATTAAACGCCGTTTTTTAGAACGTGATTTTCAACTTACTTACTGCCGTTTTAGTCACAGCGAGGGGATCATAAAACTCTCCATTCGTCTCGACAATGGTACAATCACTCCCCAAAAAATCTTTTTTCCGCTTCGAGAAATTGCCTTGAATGCCGATTTTGAAAAAGAGTTTATTGCCGGTGAATTTGATGAGTCCGCACTGTTGGACACCGAACATCTCCTCCCGATCTCGCAGAATAGAATCAAATCGAATTATACTTTTATGCACCAGTGGATCAAAGAAACAAGACAAAGTCTGATAGGTCTTTTATCGAATGATAATACGGGCATGGTCTCCTTTAGCTATCTTGCCTTATTGCTTCAAATCGATTATCTCTTCCTCCCTCATAAAAAAATGGCCAAAAATATCAGTGAAAGAATAAACGGCTACTTTATGGATGATGAGAAGCTGACCGAAGATAAAAATGCTGATTTGGAACAATATTTGAGCGAGCTTGAATCAATGGATATTGAATCTTTCACAACCCAGTTTTACCATTGTGCCTACACCTTTTCCCCGTTCGATCAAGCGATGCACGATGAGATTGCCGCCTTTATAGACGAATCGCTAAACAAAGTCCGCTGGTACAAAAATAACCGATCCAACTACGTTATAACCGTCATTTATCGTTATATCTCCCTCTATATTCTCTACAACTACGGTCTGCACCCCTCACTGCGTGCACTGTTTCATTTGCATGTCGAAATCTACGCCTCTGATTTTTTCAAAACTGCAGGAGAAACGCCGTTGTACGATCCGCGTACCCAAACGTTCAAACAAAATCTGATTGCGCAACGTGTCCGTGAATCGATAGAGCCGTATGCCGACCGCTACAAAGGGCTTCAGAGTTTTGCCGAACATCTCAATTACAGTGATTTAAACCATTTCAGCCAAAGTTTTTATCTCCAAATCAAAAATCTCGATTATACGGAAGTGTAAATGTGAACAGTGCCACCCAAAAAATGGTCGAACAAACGATCGAGAGTATCGTCCAAATTACCAATCCTTACGGAAGCGGAAGCGGATTTCTCATTGACGGTCTTATCATCACCAATTCCCACGTAGTAAGCGGTCTTAAAGAGGTGCTTATCAGTACCAAAACACTCCCGAAAACAATCGGAACCGTTATCTATGACGATCCCGCTTTCGATTTGGCCTTTATCCGATCCCCAATCCTGATTGAGCATAAAAATCCGTTGATCCTCTCCTCGCAAAGTGTACAAGATGGAGACAACGTTATCGCCATCGGGCACCCCTATGGTCTCAACTACTCCACAACCGAGGGGATTGTGTCCAAAGCTACAAGGCTGCAAGGAGAAGTGGAATACATCCAATTTGACGCGGCGATTAATCCCGGAAACAGCGGTGGACCGCTTCTGAATGAATCAGCAGAGGTGATCGGAGTCAATACGTTTATCATCCAAAATTCGAACAATTTGGGATTTGCCCTCCCCGCATATACCCTCAAAGAAGCCCTCAATCAGTTTAATGCTCTAAAAACCGAAGATGTTATTCGATGCGGTTCGTGCAAAAATTTGATCCATGAAACCTCTATCAAAAATGATTATTGCCCTAAATGCGGCACAAAACTCGAAGTAGCCAAACGCCGACGCGAAGGGTATAAACCCTCCGGTGTCGTAGCGTTGATTGAGAAGATTCTGAAAGCTTTGGAGATCAATGTTACACTTGCTCGACGGAGTCAAAGAAGCTGGCGATTTGAGATGGGGACTACCCGAATCGATATCAACTACTACGATAACGGAATCATCATCGCCGATTCAGCCCTCTGCCGTATCCCGCAGGAAAATATCGAAGAGCTATACGATTTTTTACTCTCTGAGAACAGTGTTCTAGAGCGGCTCCAATTCTCGATCAACGAAAATACGGTCTATCTCTCCTACATCATCGTCGATTCTTCTTTGAGCGAAGAATACGGCACTGCTGCATTACGCAAACTTTTTGACAATGCACCCCGATATCAAGCTCTATTGCTTAGTCAGTTTAAAGCGCTGGAACCGAAGTTTGATGAGTTTGAATAAGCCAATTATGCCTCGAATGAGGCAAGCTTTAGTGCCAAAGCGGCAAGCGTAGCTAATGGGATTTTATTTCATTTGCGTTCTGAATCAACATGGAAACTGCCTCTTTTTGAGGGAAATCGGCCCCCATGCTGATGATAAAGGACGATGCTTCCTGAAGACTCAAAGAGGTTTTTTTAATCAGTGATTCATCCACTAGTACTGTATAACCGCTCGTAGGATTGGGAGAAGTCGGGATAAATACGACACAAATATTTTCGTGTCGATTCAGTAAATAAGCCGGTACCCATAACCCCTCTTTGGGATACTCGACCAACACCACCTCTTTTTTTGTCCCGTCTTCTCCGCCGCTTAGCATTGCCGCGAGTTTTTTAGAAACCGAATAGACAGAACGAATAGCGGGGATTTTCTCAAAGGTACTGTCAATCATCGAGACAAAAATAGAGCGTCCGTATTTCTCGATCGAAAACCCAAGTAGTGCAAAAATGGCGATAACACCTGCCATCAGCGCCAATGTCACCCCAAAAGAATTCGTGTAATCATGAAGTGAAGAATAAGCACTTACCCCAAGGTTTTTCAAATAATTAACCACAACGATGACCAAAATCAGGGGAAAAAGAGACAATGCCCCGACAAAAATATAACGAAGTAAAAATCTGATTTTTGTAGCCATTGAGTAAAACCTTTTTATTATAACAAATTGCGCAATTATAGAATACTTTTTGAAACACTTTACTACAATAACACAACTAGAGGAGAGACCATGCAGCCATTTGCCGATTTTAAACTGAATTTAGAGACTTTTATCTCTGATCTGAATGCCCTTATCGAAATTAACCACAAAACTATTACCGATTTGTTAGCCACACCCAACAAAACCTATGCCAACTTTGTCCGTCCCTTTGATCTAATGGAAGAAGATTTAGAGCTTTTGTTTACTCCGTTATCCCATATTAACGCCGTTAAAAACTCCGAAGAATCTCAAAAAGTGTACGCCGATGCCCTCCCTATTCTCACCGATTACTCGACTTTTGTCGGACAAAATCTTGAGATCTACGAAGCATTTAAAGCTGTCAAAACCAACGAATACGATTCATTGAATACCGAACAATGCCGTATTCTGGATCTCAACATCCTCCATTTTGAACTCGCGGGAGCCCATCTGGATGAAATGTCAAAACAACGGCTATCGGAAATCAATCTTCGAAAAAGCACCCTCACCAACGACTTTTCGCAAAATGTCCTGGACGCTACCAACGCTTATGAGAAAATCATTACCAATGAAATCGATGTCGAAGGGATTCCCGAAAGCGATTTGGAAAATGCCCGTTTCGAAGAAGATGGTATCACAAAATACCGTTTTACTCTACAAATGCCATCCTACATCGCCTACATGACCTATGGTCCGAACCGAAGTATCCGTGAGGAGATATATCGTGCCTACACCACCCGAGCGCCTCAAAACGGAGCTATCATCGATGAACTGATGCGTCTGCGTCAAGAGAGTGCCGTACTTCTAGGCTTTGAAAATTACGCCGAATATTCCCTCGCTTCCAAAATGGCACCGAGTACGGAAAGCGTTTTAAAATTTCTGGATGAACTTATCGAAGCTTCTCGTAAACAAGGGATGCGTGAACTCGAAGAGCTTCGTGCCATCGCTCCAAATATCGACCTGCAAAGTTATGACAGCGCCTACTATGGAGAAATCCTCAAAAAAGACCAATACGATATCGACGAAGAGGAATATCGTCCCTACTTCGAACAACACAGCGTGATGGAGGGGATGTTTACGTTTTTGTATGAGCTCTTTGGTATTCAATTTGTCCGCCAAAACATTGATCTTTGGGATGAAAAAGCAAGCGTTTATGACATCTATGAGGATGAAAAACTCACTGCGCGTGTCTACTTCGATCTCGAAGCCCGTAAAAACAAACGAGGCGGTGCTTGGATGCACAATTTCCAAACCCATTGCGAAGATACGGCAGGGTGTACTCATCTCTCCAGTGCCTTTGTCGTCTGTAACTTTCCCCCATCCTCGGAGAGTTCACCCTCATTGCTTCGACACGATGATGTCGTCACCCTCTTTCATGAGATGGGACATACCATTCACCATTTGCTCAGTCGTGTAAAAGAGCACGGCGTAAGCGGCGTGAACGGTGTCGAGTGGGATGCGGTAGAATTCCCATCCCAATTTTTGGAAAACTTCGCTTATGAGCCAAAAGTGCTAAAACTTTTCGCCAAACATTTTGAGAGCGCAGAGGTGTTAAGCGATGAAATGATTGCCAAACTGATCCGTGCCAAAAATTTCCAAAGCGGTATGTTTATGCTTCGACAAATCGAGTTTTCTCTCTTTGATTTCGAGCTTCACTCTAAACTCTATCAAGGCGATGAGCTTCAGAACCTTTTAGATTCGATCCGTGAGCGTACTGCTTTGATTAAGCCGCCTGCTTACAATAAATTTCAAAATGGATTTAGCCACATTTTCAGCGGCGGGTACAGTGCAGGATATTACAGCTATAAGTGGGCAGAAGTATTGAGTGCCGATGCCTATTATGCTATCGTTGATGAGGGTGTATTTGGCTCTGAACTTGCTCGTAAATACAAAGAGATCGTTTTAGCCAAAGGTGGATCACAGAGTATGCAGGAGCTGTTTGTGGAGATGATGGGACGAGAATGTGAATCTAAAAATCTCCTCCGTCTTAGCGGGATCGAATAAATGCGTATTGCGTTGATTTTGGGATTACTAATCTCATTTTTGGGAGGGGTGGAAGTGAAAATTGCAAGCTATAACGTCGAAAACCTTTTTGATATGAACCGTGATGGCAACGAATATGAAGAGTATATCCCCAACGGCGATTGGGGGTGGACTGAGACAATGTATAAGATTAAGCTCAACAATACCGCTGCTGTTATCCGTGGAATCAATGCCGATATTATCGGTTTGCAGGAGATTGAATCTGAAACTGCCCTCAAAGCCCTCAAGACCGAGCTCAAACGCCAAGGGCTCTATTATCGATATTATGTATTTGCACGAAATAAAAACTCTTCGGTCAATACCGCATTACTGAGCCGATACCCCATCCAAAGTGGACTTAGACATCCAATCACGTATAATGGACGTTATCGTGATATTCTCGAAGCAAAAATCGATATCAACGGTCAATCTTTACGGGTATTTGTCAATCACTGGAAATCGAAAAGCGGTCCTGAAAGTAAGCGAATCCTAAGTGCCAAACGTCTATCTCAGCGCTTGGCTGAGCTCTCAGAAAATGAACCGTACGTACTGTTGGGGGACTTTAATTCCCACTATGAAGAGTATAAAACCTTCCTCAAAAGCCGTAAGCACAATGATACAGAAGGTATTACAGGGATCAATCATATCCTGCATACCATTGATGATGAGGGGAATCCAATCACGTATGCATCACTTAAAGAAAACAATGAACACCTCTACAACCTTTGGTATGAAGTGAGTCCTGAGAAACGATGGAGTCATCAGTATCGAGGAAAAGGGGAAGGATTGGATAATATCATTATCTCTCCCGCACTTGCCGATGGAGAGGGACTAGAATACGTTCGGGGAAGTTTTAACCGATATGATCCCGATTTTTTGTTTTACAAAGGAAAAGTATACCGCTGGCAACAAAGTCGTAAGCATCCCAAACACCATTTAGGTGAAGGATATTCCGATCACCTTCCAATTTATGCCCTGTTTCGAATGTAATGCAGATTGGCTATAATGACCAAATGGAACCAAGCAAACTAACCCAATATTTATGCTATCAGCTCTATCATGCACGAGTGCTTCTCCATTCGCTCCACTACAGTGCGAAAGAGGAGGAAATCCATGAATTCCGAGTCACCCTTCGCCGGATCCGCTCACTCGTTAAACTCTTTTTAGTCGGGTCACTCCCTTTTCCAAAACCGCTCAAGGCCGCCATGCAAGAGAGCAATTCGATTCGCGAGCTCGATGTACTTATCCGTTCGCTCTCACGCTCCAAATATCCTAAACTTTACAAATATCTCTTCAAACTCCGAAAAGAGCGGGTTAAAACCCTTTTTACACCCAAGTATAGAGATAAAACACTCGCACTGATTGATGATTATTCACATCTTCTTTCTCACAGTAATCCTGATTTTCTCTCCGAAATTCTGATACAAAAAGTGCTTACCCACTACCAACATTGCTTAGATTCCTATCTAGCCCTTGAAAACGATGCCGATTCTAAAACACTTCATCGTCTACGCATTGAGTTCAAAGATGCTCGTTACGGTTTTGAATTTTTGGAGATTTCAGATCTGCATCACTGCAAAGAAGTTATCGCTCATTGTAAACAGCTCCAAAATACTTTAGGAGCGATTCAAGACACCGTCAATCAAATCGATCTGCTCAAAAAAATCTATCAACAATACCCTTTATCGGAAACAAAAGAGCTTTTGCAAAAACAAAAAAAAGTACTTCAAAAACTCAAAGACACCACTCGATCGGAGTTATCTTCATCGATATAAGGTAATCATTCGTTTGACTAAACGGCTTCGACCCGAAAAACCCTCGATACGATGAAAGGGGTGAGGGATGGGGTGCTTTGAGGATCAGGTGTTTAGTTCCGTCTATCAATGAAGCTTTCTTCCCCGCCGGAGCGCCCCAGAGGATAAAGATAATATGCTCACGCTGTTCACTGAGTGTTTTAATCACTTGATCACTAAACCGTTCCCATCCACGCT
Encoded proteins:
- a CDS encoding DNA-directed RNA polymerase subunit omega is translated as MRLEQLTAKALETANIDRYQLAIAVAKRSEELLNGATTKLNVDVKKAKTADIALMEIAEGLISIKGFVPRD
- a CDS encoding nitronate monooxygenase family protein, whose product is MSFKPIQIGKHTIKIPIVQGGMGVGISWDKLAGAVSFEGGLGVISSVGTGYYENKVHADKLIANRPLDAENFYSKKGLHAIVKNARKICGDAPLACNILYAINDYGRVVTDACEAGVDIIITGAGLPTNMPEFTADYPDVALVPIVSSPKALSIICKRWQKRYNRLPDAVILEGPLSGGHQGFTYEQCAMEEYQLENLVAPVVEEAALWGGMPVIAAGGIWDKNDIDAMMALGAAGVQMGTRFIGTFECDAHENFKEVLLAAKKEDITLMKSPVGYPARGVRTHLRDLIDTRTGPSIKCISNCVAPCNRGVEAKEVGFCIADRLSDAYLGDKELGLFFSGSNGYRIDKIISVKELMEKLTHGE
- the pyrH gene encoding UMP kinase; this translates as MGYKRVLVKFSGEALAGENGHGIDTKILKFIAGEIKTLVDAGIEVGIVIGGGNIIRGVTAAADGIIRRTSGDYMGMLATVINAIAMQEACEHEGMLVRVQSAIKMEQIAEAFIVRRATRHLERGRVVIFAAGTGNPFFTTDTAATLRAIEIGAEVIIKATKVDGVYNKDPKKFDDAIKLPALGYEEALQDHIKVMDDTSIALAKENKLPIIVCDMFTPGNLLEISQGNLSRCSIVK
- a CDS encoding RelA/SpoT family protein produces the protein MNTIDIEKVTGINDVEGAVAHLYKHINPSIAIQNALTFSKQAHHNQFRKSGEPYIVHPVLVASIVANMTGDEAMVIAALLHDVVEDTHITIEEISRDYGDDVAHLVEGLTKIDTIRDAQLIPSNSDEKLVVSALSFRKMLIASIEDVRVLVVKLCDRLHNMLTLGALAPAKQHRIAEETLVVYSPIASRLGISFLKNLLEDLSFQYLFSEEKQAIDMYMEENFRSINTRLSDFCEKLTKMMLENGFNEDDFEIISRVKHHYSIYLKMQRKGISIDEILDLLAIRILVKKPIDCYRVLGLVHLNFQPLSSRFKDYISIPKENGYQTLHTSVFDSTAIFEVQIRTYEMHKTAELGVAAHWKYKSGGNNPISLDWLHNLQYQNESVEAFYELIKNDLFSEDISVFSPKGKPFTLPRGAVALDFAYAVHTEIGDSAEGCLINKEKASLLSELHNGDIVKITTGSKKINRCSWIDAVKTSRAKASMRANCNQRIRAIDTESGINILSTIFNMDPVRIEELFSETHLEEQRHRIPSELDLLKETVNRFTQELGENNRFSAFLSRNRFRVKPYVFASLEVYSNNNVSDAVFDYCCHPKTGDEIVAFLQDGKAHIHHKMCKNAAGMIDRREPMVFVRWKAQHYFRYHLIISMQSAKGVLADLLTYMAKMGADINSIELGKEKSEHTQYCEMEFQTLEADINRLRSKLEKKGKIIQFFRTDDAYRSQG
- a CDS encoding N-acetylmuramoyl-L-alanine amidase, translating into MLSRIVFLALLIFTLLGANDNARLESAKKALQSSDEIEQFRGYNEFKTIYLRATLDKNSVVANEALEGIVAGGEKLGIDVSKYQTDLAKIKKSVKKAEPLIKTQAIAEIPKHSVDVPSVIYDKTFKPALVASKFNTPEPEKMIKLEPIQRTDEISLTMRHRLLNAQWKDKGLELLFDTPIQSSEVRMSKIIEADKQRFRYIIDIDSSTLSKTQTLEHQSINRIKMAQFDSKTLRLVIEHNQAISIKPIAKGTSLYIDLSVETSKTTPPLATPVVAKPEVQEPPLVAALPPLISVTPRDRSKKIIVIDPGHGGKDSGAIGNGFMEKEVVLQISNQLSEKLRALGYTVYMTRTNDTFIELKDRTKFANNKEADLFISVHANSIPKTSDPNGAQGIETYFLSPTRSERSMRVAALENSEEMEEMGQYGKLSFLSFLNKEKIIASNKMAIDLQKGMLGSLRKQFPYVHDNGVREAPFWVLVGAQMPAVLLEVGYISHPDESARIADEKYQRWMVDGLVEGVGRYFVNNI
- the tyrS gene encoding tyrosine--tRNA ligase, which gives rise to MIQTALREIRRGTAEIIDEVRLETLLKNYFEKGETYTVKAGFDPTAPDLHLGHTVLLQKLAAFQKFGGHIQFLIGDFTAQIGDPTGKSETRKKLLPAQIQENAQSYKTQVFKILDPEKTTVVFNADWINPLGAAGMLELTTTYNVARMLERDDFDKRHKAGISISISEFLYPLLQGYDSVHLRSDIEIGGTDQKFNLLMGRHLQRVYEIGKEQAVLMMPILEGLDGVQKMSKSLGNYIAVADEPNEMFGKILSVSDTLMWRYYELLSTQSLDEIEALKTGVENGSLHPKKVKEALALEITERFHSNEAALGAQAEFERVHAQSEIPSEMDEFTLQGPIWIAKALVDCALSPSTSQARREIKQGSVKIDQNKLSDEQYQLELGEYILQVGKRKFARLKVTQ